One bacterium DNA window includes the following coding sequences:
- a CDS encoding D-Ala-D-Ala carboxypeptidase family metallohydrolase produces IRLTMDSHIDYDLFVYSGDQSSAGPLIAQSTYGRGRPDECTLTRSGYIWIRVFNYSSSGSGNYSLGIELSLTISQITLPNDNISFTTQPGENRIRCLADIKPDYLDAAYNSQIEWEIDDDPRDNYQSGNPADPERGNDVNLTITAPAAPNGRRFPLSYRIRAFVTANNLRATSTPRYVTQDERDQCRQEYIDMNKARRPARNEFVNGGGSPNFSFNELNSSINPTTGNRYSWAVLRPILYTGLEATRANYGYPMIVNSGYRNPIRQLQVNPTAPESRHIYGDAADIAVVDINNNGIIEPDEWDELADAATAANADYIEPRQQTGAWVHMDWRFH; encoded by the coding sequence GGATAAGGTTAACAATGGATTCTCACATTGATTATGACCTCTTTGTTTACTCTGGAGACCAATCCTCTGCCGGTCCTCTTATTGCCCAGTCAACCTATGGAAGAGGAAGGCCAGATGAATGCACATTGACCAGAAGTGGCTACATCTGGATAAGGGTGTTTAATTACAGCTCTAGTGGGTCGGGGAATTATAGCCTGGGAATAGAACTATCATTAACCATATCACAGATAACACTACCTAACGACAACATTTCATTTACCACCCAACCGGGTGAGAATCGGATTCGTTGTCTTGCGGATATAAAGCCAGATTATCTGGATGCAGCTTATAACAGCCAGATAGAGTGGGAGATTGACGATGACCCAAGGGATAATTACCAAAGTGGCAATCCAGCTGATCCAGAAAGGGGTAATGATGTCAATCTTACCATTACTGCCCCAGCTGCACCTAATGGTCGTAGATTTCCCTTAAGTTATAGAATTAGAGCCTTTGTCACTGCCAATAACCTAAGGGCAACATCAACCCCAAGGTATGTGACACAGGATGAAAGGGATCAATGTAGGCAGGAATACATTGATATGAATAAAGCAAGAAGACCAGCTAGGAATGAGTTTGTCAATGGTGGTGGAAGTCCAAATTTTTCATTTAATGAGTTAAACTCGAGTATAAATCCAACTACAGGGAATAGATATAGTTGGGCTGTGCTTAGACCTATTTTGTATACAGGATTAGAAGCCACAAGGGCAAATTATGGTTATCCTATGATAGTTAATAGTGGTTATAGAAATCCTATTCGTCAACTTCAAGTAAATCCTACGGCTCCAGAAAGTAGACATATATATGGAGATGCGGCTGATATTGCTGTGGTAGATATAAATAATAATGGTATCATAGAGCCAGATGAATGGGATGAATTGGCTGATGCAGCAACAGCGGCTAATGCTGATTACATAGAACCACGACAACAAACGGGTGCTTGGGTTCATATGGATTGGCGTTTTCATTAA